The stretch of DNA AAATGGCTAAGCAAAAGTTAAGATGAGAAATAACCAACACCTGCTCCTGCCAAAACCTTTGCACTTCTTCTGGAAAAGCAGCTGCTACAAGGTCCATATTTTCATCTGTCAACAGAAAACTACATCCATCTTCTTCATAAATCTCGGGAAAATCACAATCATTTAGTAGATCCACCGTTTCATCGAGCTCTCTGACATCTGGTTGCATTACATCTGGTTGCATTACAGATTTAGTCGATGAAGTTTTAGGGGCAATGTTGACCATCACACGTTTCCACTTGACAACATAAAACTGATATCCGTATCTCGTCTTCACACGTTGTAAAGAATCAAACTCAAACTGGCCGAATAACAAACTATCTGCTGTCGATGTAGCCGTTTCTCTCAAGAAGATGGTGGACATCATAGGAAACATTATCCGTCGAACATACGAAGGATCCCAGTTCTGATGGAAGTTTAAAAACTCAACCAACAGCTCAATGTTTGGTCTTTTCCACAAAAAATGAGGGCCACCATTTGCTGCAAAAATAGTTACATAAATATAGAATCAGTGACCGATACAATAATACACTTAAAGCAACTCTAGCAGATCAATCATATACAGAGGAAAAAAAGTCATTGATGAAATTCATCTCAAACTTACCAGAAAAGTAACCATTGTCATTGCATAAATACATATCAATGATTTGATCCTTTGGAAAATTTGGCTCCTTCGCAATCTTGTGACAAATTTTTGTGTGCCAGTTTTCATTCTTTTTCTGCTCCTTATGTTTCCTATTCTGCCAATCAAATATCATTAAgtgcttttaaaaaattatgtaaaaaaaatgaattaacaaaaatctaaattttgttGAACTAACATGTAGACATGTTTTAATTCAACccaacatataaaaaaaaattaaaaaccattCGACGACAAAGCACTGCAAAATACCTCAACCAATCAGACACTGACAAAATTGGTATAGAGGACATACCATACCACAAGACAAGCAATCGCATTTAAAACCCTCCGGTTTTTGCAGGCAACCTTTATTGTCATTTGTGACACAAAATTCACATGAAAACTTCATCATATGATCTCTTTTGTTCCCTGGATGCCCACAGAATGAGCAGTGAGTTTGTTTAGTATTTGGGGAGTTTCCATCCATATCCATATTGTCCTCAGATTTAATGTCGATAGGAACTTGAAAAGCATTCCCTTTGCCTATCTCATGTAATCTGCATTAAAGATCATCAATTAGGACCGCAAAGACCGGAAAAAAATTCCTGTTTATCTTAATCTCATTTTAGGACCACTATTTCAGACCAGTTTATCTAAACCAAAGCATAGTAAATCGGTAACTAAGAAATAAAATTCAGAATCCAGTTTGTATTCTTACTTCTCTCAAATTCTCTCTGATATAGTTTCTTTACATGAATGGAATGGAATGCTCtataacatttaataatttcAGATGATATATATTCATTTCACTCTGAAGGATTTATGTTTACCTATTCAATACATCATCTTCACTAAAAGCTTGAACAAAACGAAGAGCACTATCAAGTCCAATCCCTTGAACACCATTCAAATCGTAATCATTTCCAACCAAAAGAGAGATAGCTATTAGGTGTTTTCTCTTCAATCCAAGCCCAGCTTCAATATCTGACATACTGTAGCATTCGAACGGTTCCTGCATGCAAAAAGATTCTCAAACATGttacaaaaaggaaaataaattaaatcacgTCAACTTTCCAAAATACAGGAGGGGGAGCATAGGAATGCAAGATGCAAATAAAAGAAAGTATTATCAGAGGATCATTATATTTTTCCGGTTCAATTATAGcctaaaaaaattcttaatgaAACCATTATGGATTGAGAACATAATGATGAATCATGATACTGACAAAACTCAAAACTCGGTTGGTCAGCCTATATTAATACTAAGATTCATGAATCGTGGTACCATTAAGTAATAGCCATCTGACATGAAATCCTGTGGACTAAGCAAAAATGGATGCAAGCACTGTATTCAAACGCGGAAATCAAAGGTTGTATTATAATTGCCGAAcaatgaaatgaaatataaagaaaatacgATGACGACAGTTACTTACTTTGGAATTAGGAGAGAAACATTTTATAATGCAGTTGGCCCCAAAGAGGAATGCATCACTGTCAGATGTGATGCATGCGTCTATATGACCTTCACTATTTAATTGGGCACAGAGTGCTTCAGCTTCTCCTTTAGCTTTGAGTACAGGAATCCCAAGTAGCTCAGCAAGTTCCTGTCACCGATTAACAGGTAACTATAAGGAAGGAAAGGCCTTCCAAAAGAACaactaataaaacaaacaagaaaAACCTGATTCCACATCTGGTAAGTAAATAAGATTTGGGTAGAATTGGACAAAAGCACGTTTTAGCAACTAAATGCAAAAATAGTCCAGCAAAATAGTTTCAAGTAGATGATAACCATCAAGGTGAAAGAGTCAGGGAGAAGGGTTCAAGGATCGGGGTTAAACTCAGgtgaaaaagaaaatactaaCATAACAACTAATATACTACATTTGCTGATAAAAAAATGGTGAAAGAAATATCATACCACACACTCTTGAACACGGCGTGAAAACGAACTGTTCCTTTCAGCTGAAACACCTTCTTCAGGCACCGGCAAGCTAGTCGATTCAATTCCAGAAGACCGGAAAAATCTAGCAATCCTTGCCTTTGATTTCAACGGCGATGGAGTCCCATCAACAACAAACACAGGAAACGCtccaaactacaaaaaaaaaattataacatcatCAAACATCACTTCAATCCTTAGTTTGACTGTCGCATACTAACTCAACACACAAGACTAAACCCAAAAACAGAACAATAATTTAGATTACCACCATTAAATACTACGAAAAAGTACTCCCAATTTAATTCATAAGCCTCAATTGGTATTGAaccaaactcaaacataacCATAAAGGCAATATTAACACATTttataacaatcataaaattaaacaaacccAAAACCAAACAATCTctcaattttttcttatacaATCAAAATGGTTcgaaaaaaatcaacttttatcCACAAAGAAGCTAAAACCACCTACATTTCCATCACATTGTCTACTGTGAAACAAAAGGGTATCAAGGGAAAAAAGACAGAACCTTGGAGAAGAGATTGATTGTACGGAAGAAAAGGAGTCTGAGGTGAGGTTTTCTGACATGGGTTTTGATAGCATTTTCATGCTGAACAATCCATAAAGAAAGGTCGACAGCAACTCGCTTGTTTCTCAAGAAATCAAAACCTTCATTGCGTGCATAGGGCTTCAACAAGTCCCAGAAATTACCACCAACAcccattgattttttttttctggttAATCACGAGAATGGGTTGGCGAAAACATCATCAAAATTTGGTCTGTTATTGTGAAAGACACTGAACGGGTTTCGTGTGTTAGGTTTCGTCTTTGGGAGAAGAcagagagttttttttttttttttgaattaaaaaaagcaCAATTTAGCCGTTGAGGTGTTTTTGTAGTTTAAGGAAAGG from Cicer arietinum cultivar CDC Frontier isolate Library 1 chromosome 3, Cicar.CDCFrontier_v2.0, whole genome shotgun sequence encodes:
- the LOC101490362 gene encoding flap endonuclease GEN-like 1, encoding MGVGGNFWDLLKPYARNEGFDFLRNKRVAVDLSLWIVQHENAIKTHVRKPHLRLLFFRTINLFSKFGAFPVFVVDGTPSPLKSKARIARFFRSSGIESTSLPVPEEGVSAERNSSFSRRVQECVELAELLGIPVLKAKGEAEALCAQLNSEGHIDACITSDSDAFLFGANCIIKCFSPNSKEPFECYSMSDIEAGLGLKRKHLIAISLLVGNDYDLNGVQGIGLDSALRFVQAFSEDDVLNRLHEIGKGNAFQVPIDIKSEDNMDMDGNSPNTKQTHCSFCGHPGNKRDHMMKFSCEFCVTNDNKGCLQKPEGFKCDCLSCGMNRKHKEQKKNENWHTKICHKIAKEPNFPKDQIIDMYLCNDNGYFSANGGPHFLWKRPNIELLVEFLNFHQNWDPSYVRRIMFPMMSTIFLRETATSTADSLLFGQFEFDSLQRVKTRYGYQFYVVKWKRVMVNIAPKTSSTKSVMQPDVMQPDVRELDETVDLLNDCDFPEIYEEDGCSFLLTDENMDLVAAAFPEEVQRFWQEQEVKDGNRQKNSISISQENERSSVSPNSRGVQLNITEFFPTTKSKHNPIHEEESSSKNVDSPGSGGSKVKRKASSSNISKSVRRRLLFD